One genomic window of Haloarchaeobius salinus includes the following:
- a CDS encoding ABC transporter substrate-binding protein, producing the protein MSDDQSLQRRKFLKATGGAATALALAGCTGDNNEDPGGTETQGTDDPGTGTGTEEDDGFEESDRTLQLTNATMSTLDPIASTDTANGRVIQQVFDGLMNYPNGEIEVEPLLSTDYEVSEDYTTYTFTLKEDATFHNGDTVTASDFVYSFERLTASPNSRRAYFVTSAMGIEHEMETVTNDEGEEVEQYAPGSLGVTAVDETTLEIQLAAPFHSTLEMLAYTAFGAIPEGLVDDTPGYDGEIGYDEFARNNPISAGPFTFENWETNTMAEVSRFDDYHGDGPLIGGVHWQIITDTDALYNYGQNKNADLPPMPTSKYDPSLVSIEDEDEAGRQLGTYGPMQNGETVEYAAVPTINTFYIGLNAKNVPKPVRQAIAYAMDQHEGVDQVFKGRGEPAYHFSPPRIYPGGTSAYDEHAEQNYPYGYGETRLEDARQVMEDAGYGSNNQYEITFTTYESPTWQGLGTLLRDKLVNAHINMNLEEAPFATLLNRGRNGNLAAYSLGWSMDWPAPDNFWGQLVPDLTDTDREGGARGAYVDWDDVEGGAVDQMNSAWETVQNNQAPNEQAASTRGDAYVQMEEANWEDMVLLPCYHRTDERFVYDWVDIDPYGASGGSRQKYTQATIGERS; encoded by the coding sequence ATGTCAGACGACCAGTCCCTCCAGCGCCGGAAGTTCCTGAAGGCGACCGGCGGCGCAGCGACGGCCCTGGCCCTCGCGGGCTGTACGGGCGACAACAACGAAGACCCGGGCGGAACCGAGACCCAGGGCACCGACGACCCCGGGACCGGAACCGGGACCGAGGAGGACGACGGCTTCGAGGAGAGCGACCGGACCCTCCAGCTCACAAACGCGACGATGAGTACGCTGGACCCCATCGCCTCGACCGACACCGCGAACGGGCGGGTCATCCAGCAGGTGTTCGACGGGCTGATGAACTATCCGAACGGCGAGATCGAGGTCGAGCCGCTCCTGTCGACGGACTACGAGGTATCCGAGGACTACACCACGTACACGTTCACCCTCAAGGAGGACGCGACGTTCCACAACGGCGACACCGTCACGGCCTCGGACTTCGTCTACTCGTTCGAGCGACTCACCGCCTCGCCGAACTCGCGCCGGGCGTACTTCGTCACGTCCGCGATGGGTATCGAGCACGAGATGGAGACCGTCACGAACGACGAGGGCGAGGAGGTCGAGCAGTACGCGCCCGGCAGCCTCGGCGTCACGGCCGTCGACGAGACGACGCTCGAGATCCAGCTCGCCGCGCCGTTCCACTCGACGCTCGAGATGCTCGCGTACACCGCCTTCGGTGCGATTCCCGAGGGGCTCGTCGACGACACCCCCGGCTACGACGGCGAGATTGGCTACGACGAGTTCGCGCGGAACAACCCCATCAGCGCCGGCCCGTTCACGTTCGAGAACTGGGAGACGAACACCATGGCCGAGGTCAGCCGGTTCGACGACTACCACGGTGACGGGCCGCTCATCGGTGGCGTCCACTGGCAGATCATCACCGACACCGACGCGCTGTACAACTACGGCCAGAACAAGAACGCGGACCTTCCACCGATGCCGACCTCGAAGTACGACCCCAGCCTCGTCTCCATCGAGGACGAGGACGAGGCCGGACGACAGCTCGGTACCTACGGCCCCATGCAGAACGGCGAGACGGTCGAGTACGCCGCCGTACCAACCATCAACACGTTCTACATCGGTCTGAACGCCAAGAACGTCCCCAAGCCCGTGCGGCAGGCCATCGCGTACGCGATGGACCAGCACGAGGGCGTCGACCAGGTGTTCAAGGGCCGGGGCGAGCCCGCGTACCACTTCAGCCCGCCGCGCATCTACCCCGGCGGCACCAGCGCGTACGACGAACACGCCGAGCAGAACTACCCCTACGGCTACGGCGAGACGCGTCTCGAGGACGCCCGGCAGGTGATGGAGGATGCCGGCTACGGCTCGAACAACCAGTACGAGATCACGTTCACGACCTACGAGTCGCCGACGTGGCAGGGTCTTGGTACCCTCCTCCGCGACAAGCTGGTGAACGCCCACATCAACATGAACCTCGAGGAGGCCCCGTTCGCGACGCTGCTCAACCGCGGTCGCAACGGGAACCTCGCCGCCTACTCGCTGGGCTGGTCGATGGACTGGCCCGCCCCGGACAACTTCTGGGGCCAGCTCGTCCCCGACCTCACCGACACCGACCGCGAGGGCGGTGCCCGCGGGGCGTACGTCGACTGGGACGACGTGGAGGGCGGCGCGGTCGACCAGATGAACAGCGCCTGGGAGACCGTCCAGAACAACCAGGCACCGAACGAGCAGGCCGCCTCGACCCGTGGCGACGCCTACGTCCAGATGGAGGAGGCGAACTGGGAAGATATGGTGCTCCTGCCGTGCTACCATCGTACGGACGAGCGCTTCGTGTACGACTGGGTCGACATCGACCCGTACGGGGCCAGCGGTGGCAGCCGTCAGAAGTACACCCAGGCCACCATCGGCGAGCGGAGCTGA
- a CDS encoding iron transporter, with amino-acid sequence MRRRTFLAAMAGTTTVGVAGCAVLGDDDAWPPPVLDDPPSGVYRPTSSGGVRVVGTRDAGDYRFGLLYSYPSRFWEVVGRERYRRSVASADSVHLMTLVWDRETGVVLPDVGLTVEVLRDGEPVVQEAVYAMLSQRLGFHYGDNVSLPGDGNYTVRVRVGGLAIRRTGAFTGRFEGSASTDFELAYARDERDAIDRRRLGDAGNDGALPTADAPGVPAAVAPTIDALPGQHLGRATTDGAVLDVLQLTGDAVARLEIGREDRGDDASDGDAYLAVLARTPHNELVLPGMGLRARVEPDRRGGPAVERTLSRTVDPVLGPHYGTPIPTLESGDRLAVPVLTPPQVARHEGYETAFFEMESVAFTVE; translated from the coding sequence ATGCGTCGCAGGACGTTCCTCGCCGCGATGGCCGGCACGACGACGGTGGGGGTCGCCGGCTGTGCGGTGCTGGGGGACGACGACGCGTGGCCGCCGCCGGTGCTCGACGACCCGCCGAGCGGTGTCTACCGCCCGACGAGTTCGGGCGGTGTCCGGGTCGTCGGCACCCGCGACGCCGGCGACTATCGCTTCGGTCTGCTCTACAGCTACCCGAGCCGGTTCTGGGAGGTCGTCGGCCGGGAGCGGTACCGCCGCTCGGTGGCGTCCGCGGACTCGGTCCACCTCATGACGCTCGTCTGGGACAGAGAGACGGGTGTCGTCCTCCCCGACGTGGGGCTGACCGTCGAGGTGCTCCGGGACGGCGAGCCGGTCGTCCAGGAGGCGGTGTACGCGATGCTCTCCCAGCGACTCGGCTTCCACTACGGGGACAACGTCTCGCTCCCCGGCGATGGGAACTACACCGTTCGCGTGCGCGTGGGCGGCCTCGCCATCCGCCGGACCGGCGCGTTCACCGGGCGCTTCGAGGGGTCGGCGAGCACCGACTTCGAACTGGCGTACGCCCGCGACGAACGGGACGCGATCGACCGCCGACGGCTCGGCGACGCCGGGAACGACGGGGCGCTGCCGACGGCCGACGCTCCGGGCGTCCCCGCGGCCGTCGCGCCGACCATCGACGCGCTCCCGGGCCAGCACCTCGGCCGGGCGACGACCGACGGCGCGGTCCTCGACGTTCTCCAGCTCACCGGTGACGCAGTGGCGCGGCTGGAGATCGGTCGCGAGGACCGTGGAGACGACGCCAGCGACGGTGACGCCTACCTCGCGGTGCTCGCACGGACGCCCCACAACGAGCTCGTGCTCCCGGGGATGGGGCTCCGGGCGCGTGTCGAGCCCGACCGGCGTGGCGGGCCGGCCGTCGAGCGCACGCTGTCGCGGACGGTCGACCCGGTGCTCGGTCCCCACTACGGGACGCCGATACCGACCCTCGAATCCGGCGACAGGCTCGCCGTCCCGGTGCTGACACCGCCACAGGTCGCCAGACACGAGGGGTACGAGACTGCGTTCTTCGAGATGGAGTCGGTCGCGTTCACCGTGGAGTGA
- a CDS encoding right-handed parallel beta-helix repeat-containing protein, producing MALSRRRLLRLAGTVGVAGSIGGAALAQGGDGGRYPADQPRREPPREYDDYTVHRVPGAYDSIQAAVEAAEPRDLVLVGPGIYREAVRVTDTPRLTIRGTDRNEVILDGEFRREDGILSTVDDVVVENMTARNYQRNGFFWSSVTGWRGSYLTAYNNRVYGIYNIDSTHGRYDNCYASGHTDSGFYIGQCKPCYARIEDVRSEHNAIGYSGTNAGGYLTVANSVWRHNKAGVVPNTLDSEADPPQDAARIEGNLVEHNSNDDAPDAAFGYATSGVGISVAGGINNEVFDNEVRGHANYGIAVLPMIDENLYQPRNNLVRGNTVSESGRVDLALGAPQAGGNRFVDNEANSSRPGHLTGGLRLLGGDPAVTAALVEQYLQLENGDAPMGDWQDAPEPPFDELESMPDPERAPREAVRR from the coding sequence ATGGCGCTGAGCCGCCGTCGGCTGCTGCGACTCGCCGGCACGGTCGGCGTCGCGGGGAGCATCGGGGGAGCTGCACTGGCACAGGGGGGCGACGGCGGACGCTATCCGGCGGACCAGCCACGACGCGAGCCGCCACGCGAGTACGACGACTACACCGTCCACCGCGTCCCCGGGGCGTACGACAGCATCCAGGCCGCCGTCGAGGCCGCCGAACCGCGCGACCTCGTGCTCGTCGGGCCGGGCATCTATCGGGAGGCGGTTCGCGTGACGGACACGCCGCGGCTCACCATCCGCGGCACGGACCGCAACGAGGTCATCCTCGACGGCGAGTTCCGCCGGGAGGACGGGATTCTGTCGACGGTCGACGACGTGGTCGTCGAGAACATGACCGCCCGCAACTACCAGCGCAACGGCTTCTTCTGGTCGAGCGTGACCGGCTGGCGGGGGTCGTACCTCACCGCGTACAACAACCGCGTCTACGGCATCTACAACATCGACTCGACCCACGGTCGCTACGACAACTGCTACGCGTCGGGCCACACCGACTCGGGGTTCTACATCGGCCAGTGCAAGCCCTGCTACGCCCGCATCGAGGACGTCCGCTCGGAGCACAACGCCATCGGCTACTCCGGCACCAACGCGGGCGGCTACCTCACGGTCGCGAACTCGGTCTGGCGGCACAACAAGGCCGGCGTCGTCCCGAACACGCTCGACTCGGAGGCCGACCCGCCGCAGGACGCCGCCCGTATCGAGGGCAACCTCGTCGAGCACAACAGCAACGACGATGCACCCGACGCCGCGTTCGGCTACGCGACCAGCGGCGTCGGCATCTCCGTCGCCGGCGGCATCAACAACGAGGTGTTCGACAACGAGGTACGCGGGCACGCCAACTACGGCATCGCGGTGCTCCCGATGATCGACGAGAACCTCTACCAGCCACGGAACAACCTCGTCCGCGGGAACACCGTCTCCGAGTCGGGCCGGGTCGACCTCGCCCTCGGCGCGCCACAGGCCGGCGGCAACCGCTTCGTCGACAACGAGGCGAACAGCAGCCGTCCGGGACACCTCACCGGCGGCCTCCGCCTGCTCGGTGGCGACCCCGCCGTCACGGCGGCGCTGGTCGAACAGTACCTCCAGCTGGAGAACGGCGACGCGCCGATGGGCGACTGGCAGGACGCGCCGGAGCCGCCGTTCGACGAGCTGGAGTCGATGCCGGACCCGGAACGAGCGCCGAGGGAGGCGGTGCGTCGCTGA
- a CDS encoding ATP-binding protein, translating to MVVIGRDGGSGATVEFGRYRAPDGSAGASVGLDCESPHAALVVGKRGYGKSYTLGVLAEGLAAARGVAPVVVDPMGVFGTLAADGSATVVAEPRVDPDALPPTAWCELVGLGTESPGGAVLWRAAATGTTIDEIGATLTDLDCDRAARRAARNHLDLAASWDVFDPDGLDASALSSGTATVLDVSGLPTAAANAVVRATATALYRARVQGTVARLPWLLVDEAHAFFDGVAAPALRTLLTRGRQPGVSLVAATQRPSALPAVAASQADILVAHRLTDRRDREALARARPSYVDADLTERMPTEPGEVRVVDDATERLHAVQVRERRTPHDGGSPTASATGRSLK from the coding sequence ATGGTGGTCATCGGACGCGACGGCGGGTCGGGTGCGACGGTCGAGTTCGGACGCTACCGCGCGCCGGACGGGAGCGCGGGCGCGTCGGTGGGACTCGACTGCGAGTCCCCGCACGCCGCGCTCGTCGTCGGCAAGCGGGGTTACGGCAAGTCCTACACGCTCGGGGTGCTGGCAGAGGGGCTGGCGGCGGCCCGGGGCGTCGCGCCGGTCGTCGTCGATCCGATGGGTGTGTTCGGGACGCTGGCGGCCGACGGGTCCGCAACAGTCGTGGCCGAGCCACGGGTCGACCCGGACGCACTCCCGCCGACGGCGTGGTGCGAACTCGTCGGACTCGGCACCGAATCGCCCGGCGGGGCCGTACTCTGGCGGGCGGCGGCGACGGGAACGACCATCGACGAGATCGGGGCGACGCTGACCGACCTCGACTGCGACAGGGCGGCCCGGCGCGCGGCCCGGAACCACCTCGACCTCGCGGCGTCGTGGGACGTGTTCGACCCGGACGGGCTCGACGCGAGCGCGCTCTCGTCGGGGACCGCGACGGTGCTCGACGTGTCGGGACTGCCGACGGCGGCGGCGAACGCGGTGGTCCGGGCGACGGCGACGGCGCTCTACCGGGCACGGGTGCAGGGGACGGTCGCCCGGCTCCCGTGGCTGCTGGTCGACGAGGCACACGCGTTCTTCGACGGCGTCGCAGCACCGGCGCTGCGGACGCTGCTCACGCGCGGTCGACAGCCCGGCGTGAGCCTCGTCGCGGCGACCCAGCGACCGAGCGCGCTGCCAGCTGTGGCCGCGTCGCAGGCCGATATCCTCGTCGCCCACCGACTCACCGACCGACGGGACCGGGAGGCACTGGCACGGGCGCGCCCCTCGTACGTCGACGCGGACCTGACCGAGCGGATGCCGACCGAACCGGGCGAGGTCAGGGTGGTCGACGACGCTACCGAGCGGCTCCACGCCGTGCAGGTCCGCGAACGACGCACACCCCACGACGGCGGGAGCCCGACGGCCAGCGCGACGGGTCGAAGTCTCAAGTGA
- a CDS encoding protein-L-isoaspartate O-methyltransferase family protein yields the protein MEQAALRDDMVDSLEHDAKAVVESDAVGLALREVPRHEFVPEEKRAYSDQSHEHAGTRILSPSSVARLFEALRVEDGDAVLVVGAGVGYTSAVAAELAGARNVHAVDITRRVVYDARSNLADAGYGEVLVDCRDGTHGLAEYAPFDRVLVEAAAVEPPRALVSQLADDGRLVMPRGAAGQTLVSVDADGEVVDEHGPVAFAPLLVEGEQAGALERNRTDREDRERAQTALGNGWEHEWIDWD from the coding sequence ATGGAGCAGGCGGCGCTGCGGGACGACATGGTCGACAGCCTCGAACACGACGCGAAGGCCGTCGTGGAGAGCGACGCGGTCGGCCTCGCACTGCGGGAGGTCCCCCGCCACGAGTTCGTCCCCGAGGAGAAACGCGCGTACAGCGACCAGTCGCACGAGCACGCCGGCACCCGCATCCTCTCGCCGAGCTCGGTCGCACGGCTGTTCGAGGCGCTCCGCGTCGAGGACGGCGACGCGGTGCTCGTCGTCGGCGCGGGCGTCGGCTACACGAGCGCGGTCGCCGCCGAACTCGCCGGGGCGCGCAACGTCCACGCGGTGGACATCACCCGCCGCGTCGTCTACGACGCCCGCTCGAACCTCGCGGACGCCGGCTACGGCGAGGTACTCGTCGACTGCCGCGACGGCACCCACGGCCTCGCCGAGTACGCACCGTTCGACCGGGTGCTCGTGGAGGCCGCGGCCGTCGAACCCCCGCGTGCGCTCGTCTCCCAGCTGGCCGACGACGGGCGGCTCGTCATGCCCCGCGGCGCGGCCGGACAGACGCTCGTCTCCGTCGACGCAGACGGCGAGGTCGTCGACGAGCACGGCCCCGTCGCGTTCGCGCCGCTGCTCGTCGAGGGCGAGCAGGCGGGTGCGCTCGAACGCAACCGGACCGACCGCGAGGATAGGGAGCGCGCCCAGACCGCACTCGGGAACGGCTGGGAGCACGAGTGGATCGACTGGGACTAG
- a CDS encoding DUF7382 domain-containing protein, protein MRLTPLRRDDRAIEGLPIRLVIALVVGVASLSVMMNMISGIGGLAVTEVDAQPTPDVITPGEQTVDIRVVDSDGTPVEGATVVVKGASARLDGIETASTGENGTAEIEIDPSLGPNQAEGTLEIDIKPPAGSEYADQRANTVILVVEE, encoded by the coding sequence GTGCGACTCACACCACTCCGGCGCGACGACCGCGCCATCGAAGGACTGCCCATCCGACTCGTCATCGCCCTCGTCGTCGGCGTCGCCAGCCTCTCCGTGATGATGAACATGATCTCCGGCATCGGCGGCCTCGCGGTCACCGAGGTCGACGCCCAGCCGACGCCCGACGTCATCACGCCGGGCGAGCAGACCGTCGACATCCGTGTCGTCGACAGCGACGGCACCCCCGTCGAGGGCGCGACCGTCGTCGTGAAGGGCGCGAGTGCCCGGCTCGACGGTATCGAGACCGCGAGCACCGGCGAGAACGGCACCGCCGAGATCGAGATCGACCCGTCGCTCGGGCCGAACCAGGCGGAGGGGACGCTCGAGATAGACATCAAACCGCCCGCAGGCAGCGAGTACGCCGACCAGCGCGCGAACACGGTCATCCTCGTGGTCGAGGAGTAG
- a CDS encoding halocyanin domain-containing protein, with protein sequence MQRRRVLAGLAAVTGSLAGCLGGGRAGGTGGPNDSYGDWFDGVDNYDGEVDRTGESETTVLVGADDGLAFEPAAVRLSPGTTVVWEWTGDGGAHNVQAEAGGFESDLVDDEGHTFEHTFSEPSLVRYVCDPHRDLGMRGGVRVVEE encoded by the coding sequence ATGCAGCGACGACGCGTCCTCGCGGGACTGGCGGCGGTGACGGGCTCGCTGGCCGGCTGTCTCGGCGGCGGTCGTGCGGGCGGGACTGGCGGCCCCAACGACTCCTACGGCGACTGGTTCGACGGCGTGGACAACTACGACGGCGAGGTCGACCGGACCGGCGAGTCCGAGACGACCGTACTGGTCGGTGCCGACGACGGGCTCGCGTTCGAGCCGGCGGCCGTGCGTCTCTCGCCCGGGACGACGGTGGTCTGGGAGTGGACCGGCGACGGCGGCGCGCACAACGTGCAGGCCGAAGCCGGCGGGTTCGAGAGCGACCTCGTCGACGACGAGGGCCACACGTTCGAGCACACCTTCTCGGAGCCGTCGCTCGTCCGGTACGTCTGCGACCCGCACCGCGACCTCGGGATGCGCGGTGGGGTGCGTGTCGTCGAGGAGTGA
- a CDS encoding bacterio-opsin activator domain-containing protein — MAMDGFGETVTGSPTVEEVSVLFVDNDADFAAVSKTMLERSDESISVTVVPNGAAAIEVVEDPGRQVDCIVSDYDMPEMDGLALLEAVRERDDRLPFVLFTGKGSEEIASDAIAAGVTQYLQKKPGRERYALLGNQIRNAVSQYRTQSALQDRVRQQEAVATIGQQALNEPQLDVLFETTVRRVARALDVSHVRILSLPESDEDLRTEAAVGWRPDAPPSGQARYAVTDGNPVVVVDDLSSEERFDTSDAAGVEELRSGACATVGLRGFDWGVLEAHARSHRRFTQDDVTFLQNVATVLASAIERNVIEGERRESSERYRTLVEVSPSAVVVHRDGDLVYTNPAFVSLVGADDETELLGSELASLVHPEDEDTVTTAMSRTMAGEAEPTRRERRIVGHDGSVVHVEMTSRAIEYEGERAVLTVATDVTERKRYEQTLDTLHETSRDLMRAETQADICETAAETAADLLGLSALVVYTFESDTGTLEPAATTPSTSDLLGSPPTVERGAGYVWETFSTGESRYFPDVADEPGALDDVVESQLVIPLGTHGALVAVSDAVEGFEESTIELLHILAANTEAAMDRAEREQLLRDHDSRLTRQNEELRKLNHTNKIVRDVNRAVAQASTRREIEQAVCERLAEAEPYVAVWVAEAEGPNGAMTPLAWADTDTDYVDRIADDLDGPTPEGNLVRQAADEQEVVVVEDVLTDEWSERRTEALTYGFQTVVAVPLVDNERVYSVLVLHVATPETVTEQELAVLGELGETIGYAIHAVERTRALVTDSVVELEFEVADERFTFSRLSAAVGGSIRLDGAVARPDGTHLCFVRTEGIDAELVETTLADWSSVPSVTCINEDGDTALFEIRLTEPRLFELLREYDGTIRSLSATDGVVTLVVELPQGGDTRGLWNDLSESYPTTELAARRETSQSNRQHRDQRSWVESELTERQFEALQTAYYAGFYAWPREVTGEVLADALDVTPPTYHYHLRAAERKLVSGVFESGSN; from the coding sequence ATGGCAATGGACGGGTTCGGCGAGACGGTGACGGGGTCGCCGACCGTCGAGGAGGTGTCGGTGCTGTTCGTGGACAACGACGCCGACTTCGCTGCGGTCTCGAAGACGATGCTGGAGCGGTCGGACGAGAGCATCTCGGTGACGGTCGTCCCGAACGGGGCGGCGGCCATCGAGGTGGTCGAGGACCCGGGTCGGCAGGTCGACTGCATCGTCAGCGACTACGACATGCCGGAGATGGACGGGCTGGCGCTGCTGGAGGCGGTCCGCGAGCGGGACGACCGGCTGCCGTTCGTGCTGTTCACCGGGAAGGGGAGCGAGGAGATCGCGAGCGACGCCATCGCGGCGGGCGTGACCCAGTACCTGCAGAAGAAGCCGGGTCGCGAGCGGTACGCGCTGCTGGGCAACCAGATCCGGAACGCGGTGTCGCAGTACCGGACCCAGAGCGCCCTCCAGGACCGGGTCCGCCAGCAGGAGGCGGTGGCGACCATCGGCCAGCAGGCGCTGAACGAGCCACAGTTGGACGTGCTGTTCGAGACGACGGTCCGCCGGGTCGCACGGGCGCTCGACGTGAGCCACGTCCGCATCCTCTCGCTCCCGGAGTCGGACGAGGACCTCCGAACGGAGGCGGCGGTCGGATGGCGGCCGGACGCGCCGCCGTCGGGGCAGGCCCGGTACGCGGTCACCGACGGGAACCCGGTCGTCGTCGTCGACGACCTGTCGTCCGAGGAGCGGTTCGACACGAGCGACGCGGCCGGGGTGGAGGAGCTCCGGAGCGGAGCGTGCGCGACGGTCGGCCTGCGCGGCTTCGACTGGGGCGTGCTCGAGGCGCACGCCCGGAGCCATCGGCGGTTCACGCAGGACGACGTGACGTTCCTCCAGAACGTGGCGACGGTGCTCGCGAGCGCCATCGAGCGCAACGTCATCGAGGGGGAGCGTCGGGAGAGCAGCGAACGGTACCGGACGCTGGTCGAGGTGTCGCCGAGCGCGGTCGTCGTGCACAGAGACGGCGACCTCGTCTACACGAACCCGGCGTTCGTCTCGCTCGTCGGGGCCGACGACGAGACGGAGCTGCTGGGCTCCGAGCTGGCGTCGCTGGTGCATCCGGAGGACGAGGATACCGTCACGACCGCGATGTCGCGGACCATGGCGGGCGAGGCCGAGCCGACGCGCCGGGAGCGACGGATCGTCGGCCACGACGGGTCGGTCGTCCACGTCGAGATGACCTCCCGGGCCATCGAGTACGAGGGCGAGCGGGCGGTGCTGACGGTGGCGACCGACGTGACCGAGCGCAAGCGCTACGAGCAGACGCTCGATACGCTGCACGAGACCTCGCGGGACCTGATGCGGGCGGAGACGCAGGCGGACATCTGCGAGACGGCGGCGGAGACCGCGGCGGACCTGCTGGGGCTGAGCGCGCTCGTCGTCTACACGTTCGAGAGCGACACCGGCACCCTCGAACCCGCGGCGACGACCCCGAGCACGAGCGACCTGCTGGGGTCGCCGCCGACGGTCGAGCGCGGGGCGGGCTACGTCTGGGAGACGTTCAGCACGGGGGAGTCGCGGTACTTCCCGGACGTCGCGGACGAGCCGGGGGCGCTCGACGACGTGGTCGAGAGCCAGCTGGTGATCCCGCTCGGTACCCACGGGGCGCTGGTGGCGGTCTCGGACGCCGTCGAGGGGTTCGAGGAGTCGACCATCGAGCTGTTGCACATCCTGGCGGCGAACACCGAGGCGGCGATGGACCGGGCCGAGCGCGAGCAGCTGCTGCGGGACCACGACAGCCGGCTGACCCGGCAGAACGAGGAGCTCCGGAAGCTGAACCACACGAACAAGATCGTCCGCGACGTGAACCGCGCGGTCGCGCAGGCGTCGACGAGACGCGAGATCGAGCAGGCGGTGTGTGAACGGCTGGCCGAGGCGGAGCCGTACGTCGCCGTCTGGGTGGCCGAGGCGGAGGGGCCGAACGGGGCGATGACACCGCTCGCGTGGGCGGACACCGACACGGACTACGTCGACCGGATCGCAGACGACCTGGACGGACCGACACCCGAGGGGAACCTCGTCCGGCAGGCTGCCGACGAACAGGAGGTCGTCGTCGTCGAGGACGTGCTGACGGACGAGTGGAGCGAGCGCCGGACGGAGGCGCTCACGTACGGCTTCCAGACGGTGGTGGCCGTGCCGCTGGTGGACAACGAGCGCGTCTACAGCGTTCTCGTGTTGCACGTCGCGACGCCCGAGACGGTGACCGAACAGGAGCTGGCGGTGCTCGGCGAGCTGGGCGAGACCATCGGCTACGCCATCCACGCCGTCGAGCGGACCCGTGCACTCGTCACCGACAGTGTGGTCGAACTGGAGTTCGAGGTGGCCGACGAGCGGTTCACGTTCTCGCGGCTGTCGGCGGCTGTCGGCGGGTCGATCCGCCTCGACGGCGCGGTCGCCCGCCCCGACGGGACGCACCTCTGTTTCGTCCGGACGGAGGGTATCGATGCGGAGCTCGTCGAGACGACGCTCGCGGACTGGTCGTCGGTGCCCTCGGTGACCTGCATCAACGAGGACGGCGACACGGCGCTGTTCGAGATCCGGCTGACCGAGCCGCGGCTGTTCGAGCTGCTCCGGGAGTACGACGGCACCATCCGGTCGCTGTCGGCCACGGACGGTGTGGTGACGCTCGTGGTCGAGCTCCCACAGGGAGGTGACACGCGCGGGCTGTGGAACGACCTGAGCGAATCCTACCCGACGACGGAGCTCGCGGCCCGGCGGGAGACGAGCCAGAGCAACCGCCAGCACCGCGACCAGCGGTCGTGGGTCGAGAGCGAGCTGACCGAGCGGCAGTTCGAGGCGCTCCAGACCGCGTACTACGCCGGTTTCTACGCCTGGCCACGGGAGGTGACGGGGGAGGTGCTCGCCGACGCGCTCGACGTCACGCCACCGACGTACCACTACCATCTGCGTGCGGCCGAGCGGAAGCTCGTGAGTGGGGTGTTCGAGTCCGGCTCTAACTGA